The Leptolyngbya sp. 'hensonii' genome window below encodes:
- a CDS encoding NYN domain-containing protein, producing the protein MQHVKTRLSIFVDGNNMFYAQQKNGWFFDPRRVLGYFTEREDIELVNAFWYTGIKDPQDQRGFRDALISLGYTVRTKILKEYYDDNSGRFSQKANLDIEIVIDMFNTVDQYDQVILFSGDGDFERAIELLRSKNTHITVVSTEGMIARELRNATDRYIDLNDIRDQIEKSDY; encoded by the coding sequence ATGCAACATGTCAAAACCCGTCTCTCCATCTTTGTAGACGGCAATAATATGTTTTATGCCCAGCAGAAAAATGGCTGGTTTTTTGACCCCCGCCGAGTGTTGGGATATTTTACAGAACGGGAAGATATAGAGCTGGTCAATGCCTTCTGGTATACCGGGATTAAGGATCCCCAGGATCAACGGGGATTTCGAGATGCCTTGATCAGCCTGGGGTATACAGTCCGCACTAAGATTCTTAAGGAATATTACGACGACAACTCTGGTCGCTTTTCTCAAAAGGCCAATCTAGATATTGAAATTGTTATTGATATGTTTAACACGGTCGATCAATACGATCAGGTGATTTTATTCAGTGGAGATGGGGACTTTGAACGGGCGATCGAGCTGCTGCGATCGAAAAATACCCACATTACAGTTGTTTCCACAGAAGGAATGATTGCTCGTGAATTGAGGAACGCCACCGATCGTTACATTGACCTGAATGACATCCGTGACCAGATCGAAAAATCGGATTATTAG